A single genomic interval of Ramlibacter sp. harbors:
- a CDS encoding NAD(P)-dependent oxidoreductase, protein MGDSIRIAVLGIGFMGFPMARRLCEAGHEVHAWNRSREKAERLQAFGATVHDSAASAVASCDVVVSMLENGAVVDDVLFSQGVSQAMRPGTLFIDMASIKPREARDHAARLAALDVAHLDAPVSGGTGGAETGQLVIMVGGRVADFERAQAVFAVFGRATHVGPHGSGQLTKLANQMIVGITIGAVAEALLLCEKGGAHMGKVKEAITGGFADSRILQIHGQRMVERDFAPRARMSVQLKDLRNALATAEEIGFEAPITRLFEKLYADGIDHGLTDLDHAGLFVELASRNGMA, encoded by the coding sequence ATGGGTGACTCAATCAGGATTGCAGTGCTGGGCATCGGGTTCATGGGTTTCCCCATGGCCCGCCGCCTGTGCGAGGCCGGCCATGAGGTCCATGCCTGGAACCGCTCGCGCGAGAAGGCCGAACGGCTGCAGGCCTTTGGCGCCACGGTGCACGACAGCGCCGCCAGCGCCGTGGCCTCGTGCGATGTGGTGGTCAGCATGCTGGAGAACGGCGCCGTGGTCGATGACGTGCTGTTCAGCCAAGGCGTGTCGCAGGCCATGCGGCCCGGCACGCTGTTCATCGACATGGCCTCGATCAAGCCGCGTGAAGCGCGCGACCATGCCGCGCGCCTGGCGGCGCTTGATGTGGCGCACCTGGATGCGCCCGTGTCCGGCGGCACGGGGGGCGCCGAGACGGGCCAGCTGGTGATCATGGTCGGCGGCCGCGTGGCGGATTTCGAGCGCGCGCAAGCCGTGTTCGCGGTGTTTGGCCGCGCCACCCATGTGGGCCCGCACGGCTCGGGCCAGCTGACCAAGCTGGCCAACCAGATGATCGTGGGCATCACCATCGGCGCCGTGGCCGAGGCGCTGCTGCTGTGCGAGAAGGGCGGCGCCCACATGGGCAAGGTCAAGGAGGCGATCACCGGCGGCTTTGCCGACAGCCGCATCCTGCAGATCCACGGCCAGCGCATGGTCGAGCGCGACTTCGCGCCGCGCGCGCGCATGTCGGTGCAGCTCAAGGACCTGCGCAACGCGCTGGCCACCGCCGAGGAAATCGGCTTCGAGGCGCCCATCACCCGCCTGTTCGAAAAGCTGTATGCCGATGGCATCGACCATGGCCTGACCGACCTGGACCACGCCGGGCTTTTCGTGGAACTGGCCAGCCGCAACGGCATGGCCTGA
- a CDS encoding multidrug effflux MFS transporter, translating to MNPDASQLWKAPRWALAVLLAVLGMLGPFSIDTYIPAFSGIALSLGATPVEMQQTLSAYLFGFAFMNLFHGAMADSFGRRPVVLWGIAIFTLASAGCALSQSIGQLVFFRGLQGLSTGAGIVVSRAVIRDMFPPADAQKVMSQVTIYFGVAPAIAPIVGGWLFVHTGWHSIFWFLTGVGVTLWLANFRLLPETLHVTQRQPFKVRNLMQGYWQLGLDPRFLLLALASGVPFNGMFLYVLSAPAFLGDHLQLAPTQFFWFFVLTIGGIMAGSWFSGRLAGQIAPKRQIRHGFIIMLGISVINLVANLLLPPHVGWSLLPIAVFAFGWALMVPVVTLLVLDLYPMRRGLASSLQACIGSTANGLVAGVIAPLVMHSSVGLAAASLVMMCVGLVAWVVLHRYWPEIGRAVQG from the coding sequence ATGAATCCCGATGCCAGCCAGTTGTGGAAAGCGCCACGCTGGGCCCTTGCGGTCCTGCTGGCCGTGCTCGGCATGCTGGGCCCCTTCTCGATCGACACCTACATCCCCGCGTTCTCGGGCATCGCGCTTTCACTGGGCGCCACGCCGGTGGAAATGCAGCAGACGCTGTCGGCCTACCTGTTTGGCTTTGCCTTCATGAACCTGTTCCACGGCGCCATGGCCGACAGCTTTGGCCGCCGGCCCGTGGTGCTGTGGGGCATTGCCATCTTCACGCTGGCCTCGGCCGGTTGCGCGCTGTCGCAGAGCATTGGCCAGCTGGTGTTCTTCCGCGGCCTGCAGGGGCTGTCCACGGGCGCGGGCATCGTGGTATCGCGCGCGGTGATCCGCGACATGTTTCCGCCCGCCGATGCGCAGAAGGTCATGAGCCAGGTCACGATCTACTTCGGCGTGGCCCCGGCCATTGCGCCCATCGTGGGCGGCTGGCTGTTCGTGCACACGGGCTGGCACAGCATCTTCTGGTTTCTCACGGGCGTGGGCGTGACCCTGTGGCTGGCCAACTTCAGGCTGCTGCCCGAAACCCTGCACGTCACCCAGCGCCAGCCCTTCAAGGTGCGCAACCTGATGCAAGGCTACTGGCAGCTCGGGCTGGACCCGCGCTTCCTGCTGCTGGCGCTGGCCAGCGGCGTGCCGTTCAACGGCATGTTCCTGTATGTGCTGTCGGCGCCGGCCTTCCTGGGTGACCACCTGCAGCTGGCGCCCACGCAGTTCTTCTGGTTCTTTGTGCTGACCATCGGCGGCATCATGGCGGGCTCATGGTTCAGTGGCCGGCTGGCGGGCCAGATCGCACCCAAGCGGCAGATCCGCCACGGCTTCATCATCATGCTGGGCATCTCGGTGATCAATCTGGTCGCCAACCTGCTGCTGCCGCCACATGTGGGCTGGTCGCTGCTGCCGATTGCGGTGTTCGCCTTTGGCTGGGCGCTGATGGTGCCGGTGGTGACTTTGCTGGTGCTCGACCTGTACCCGATGCGCCGGGGCCTGGCGTCTTCATTGCAAGCCTGCATCGGGTCCACGGCCAACGGCCTGGTGGCGGGTGTGATCGCGCCGCTGGTGATGCATTCCTCGGTCGGCCTCGCCGCCGCCTCGCTGGTGATGATGTGCGTGGGCCTGGTGGCCTGGGTGGTGCTGCACCGTTACTGGCCTGAAATCGGACGGGCCGTGCAGGGCTGA
- a CDS encoding lipo-like protein — protein MLRLSRSMGEWLARYLSAPREGVQVGLPSDPARLLRCLQPGDVLLVEGSSRIATAIKYLTQSTWSHAALYVGPQLGGTDASGEPFLFVEADVVQGVCKRPLAQYRSLHTRICRARDLAPADRDRILAEVTGKLGNRYDLKNVLDLARYLLPAPPVPGHLRRKMIALGSGDPTRAICSSLIAEAFQNVGYPILPLITHEQKRSGASRHARREIWHIRHHSLYAPRDFDVSPYFGIIKPTLEAGFDYRSIHWQAQA, from the coding sequence ATGTTGCGTCTTTCCCGATCGATGGGAGAGTGGCTGGCCCGCTACCTGTCCGCGCCCCGCGAGGGTGTCCAGGTGGGCTTGCCCTCCGACCCCGCGCGGCTGCTGCGCTGCCTGCAGCCGGGCGATGTGCTGCTGGTGGAGGGCTCCAGCCGCATCGCCACGGCCATCAAATACCTGACCCAGTCCACCTGGTCGCACGCGGCGCTTTATGTGGGCCCGCAGCTGGGAGGCACCGACGCGTCGGGCGAGCCGTTCCTGTTCGTTGAGGCGGACGTGGTGCAGGGCGTCTGCAAGAGGCCGCTCGCGCAGTACCGCAGCCTGCACACGCGCATCTGCCGGGCGCGCGACCTCGCGCCCGCGGACCGCGACCGCATCCTTGCCGAGGTGACCGGCAAGCTGGGCAACCGCTACGACCTCAAGAACGTGTTAGACTTGGCGCGCTACCTGCTGCCCGCCCCGCCGGTTCCGGGCCACCTGCGCCGCAAGATGATCGCGCTGGGCAGTGGCGACCCGACCCGCGCCATCTGCTCCTCGTTGATTGCCGAGGCCTTCCAGAACGTGGGCTATCCGATCCTGCCGCTGATCACCCACGAGCAAAAGCGAAGCGGGGCGAGCCGGCACGCGCGGCGCGAGATCTGGCACATCCGCCACCACAGCCTGTATGCCCCGCGCGATTTCGACGTGTCGCCGTATTTCGGCATCATCAAGCCGACGCTGGAAGCGGGCTTTGACTACCGCAGCATCCACTGGCAGGCGCAGGCATGA